One part of the Bdellovibrio bacteriovorus genome encodes these proteins:
- a CDS encoding TIGR02147 family protein has product MSTKNFVDVLKDHYKEKRANDRHFSQRAYARYIGIDDSRLSKILLGKRPIHPELVEAIGRKIHLSDQAIENFKKAELKKYRRHTRRAKNNVVRLQKIPLETFKIISDPRHYHILELLKLKSFQPDVQWVALVMGISSDQAQECVDRLQAVGLLRIESDGTWVDTSEGFTTDILSDVAATEAHRRFQKAVLLRSVQALQDLSLGHRDQSSIVVATDSRKLHEAKQMIKAFRRKLGLFLSESETKDQVFQLSLSLYPLNKEE; this is encoded by the coding sequence ATGAGCACTAAAAACTTTGTCGATGTCCTGAAAGATCACTACAAAGAAAAACGCGCCAATGACCGTCATTTTTCCCAGAGGGCCTATGCCCGCTATATCGGGATTGATGACTCCCGCCTGTCCAAAATTCTGCTCGGCAAGCGACCGATCCATCCTGAACTGGTGGAAGCCATCGGGCGCAAGATTCATCTGAGTGATCAGGCCATTGAAAATTTCAAAAAAGCAGAATTGAAGAAATACCGGCGTCACACCCGCCGAGCGAAAAACAACGTCGTCAGGCTGCAGAAGATTCCTTTGGAGACCTTTAAAATCATCTCCGATCCCCGGCACTATCACATACTGGAACTGCTGAAGCTGAAAAGCTTTCAGCCGGACGTTCAGTGGGTGGCTCTGGTGATGGGGATATCCTCTGATCAGGCACAGGAATGTGTGGACCGACTGCAGGCGGTGGGATTGTTGCGTATCGAAAGTGATGGCACGTGGGTCGACACTTCCGAGGGATTCACGACGGACATCTTAAGTGATGTGGCTGCGACAGAAGCCCATCGCCGTTTTCAGAAAGCGGTGCTGCTTCGTTCTGTGCAGGCGCTGCAGGATCTGTCGCTGGGGCACCGGGATCAGTCCTCCATTGTGGTGGCCACGGATTCCCGCAAACTGCACGAGGCCAAACAGATGATCAAGGCGTTTCGGCGCAAGCTGGGGCTTTTTCTTTCTGAAAGCGAAACCAAAGATCAGGTGTTTCAGCTCAGTTTGTCGTTGTATCCACTGAACAAGGAGGAGTAG
- a CDS encoding cytochrome b/b6 domain-containing protein, which yields MNNYSFKKYQPLSLRVWHWLNALAILGLLGTAFLRKTFLSWRTNSALIENKLQEAGTTITPELAKDIAVSIRTPMWDWHYVLGFTLGGLLLVRVLVGIFAVKKCPATHAAQSAWNLPKVPAGQKANAVHYTLVKTGYALFYLVTVFMVASGLLLYFKTELGISKEALNPVKEIHELMMWFFVAFVVGHIVGIVVAENRHDQGLVSDMIHGGRKE from the coding sequence ATGAACAACTACAGTTTTAAAAAATACCAACCTCTAAGTCTGCGCGTCTGGCACTGGCTGAATGCCCTGGCAATTTTGGGACTGCTGGGAACAGCTTTTTTGCGTAAAACCTTTTTAAGCTGGCGCACCAATTCCGCGCTGATCGAAAACAAACTTCAGGAAGCCGGAACCACGATCACTCCAGAGCTGGCCAAGGATATTGCAGTCAGTATTCGGACTCCCATGTGGGACTGGCACTATGTGCTGGGCTTCACGTTAGGGGGCTTGCTGCTGGTGCGGGTTCTGGTGGGGATCTTTGCCGTTAAAAAATGCCCGGCCACGCATGCGGCTCAAAGCGCCTGGAATCTGCCAAAGGTTCCCGCAGGACAGAAAGCCAATGCCGTTCATTATACACTCGTTAAAACCGGTTATGCGCTGTTTTATCTGGTCACGGTCTTTATGGTGGCTTCCGGTCTTTTGCTCTATTTCAAAACCGAGCTGGGGATCAGTAAAGAAGCCCTGAATCCCGTCAAAGAAATTCACGAACTGATGATGTGGTTCTTTGTCGCATTTGTTGTTGGGCATATTGTGGGAATTGTTGTCGCGGAAAATCGCCACGATCAAGGGTTGGTTTCGGACATGATTCACGGAGGCCGCAAGGAATAG
- a CDS encoding STAS domain-containing protein: protein MEDQKSFQYSFNQKNKMLVVSFSGEINTPVLPALEACRQELLAKREVSCVVLYFQDVDSISADAIPWLAQVQREIRLKPAEIRLCSLRENLRERLVRMGVIRGLEVADDLKSALLSFSRVG from the coding sequence TTGGAAGATCAGAAGTCGTTTCAGTATAGTTTCAACCAGAAAAACAAAATGCTGGTGGTGAGTTTCTCGGGCGAGATCAACACCCCGGTGTTGCCGGCCCTGGAGGCCTGCCGTCAGGAACTTCTCGCCAAGCGCGAGGTCAGTTGTGTGGTGCTGTATTTTCAGGATGTGGATTCCATCAGTGCCGACGCCATACCGTGGCTGGCTCAGGTGCAAAGGGAGATCCGTCTGAAGCCGGCGGAAATCCGCCTGTGTTCTCTGCGCGAAAATCTGCGCGAACGACTGGTGCGTATGGGAGTCATCCGGGGGTTGGAAGTTGCAGATGACTTAAAGTCCGCTCTTTTGTCCTTCAGCCGCGTGGGTTGA
- a CDS encoding TolC family protein: MKVFAALLLAVFVTTSTAFAAPKTTPQNSATVRINPDTLRRMFLDRNVGIAISLNNVHQAKERVNVARGNLLPSVNLGGAISSGPSFALNTVSFLLPFLMPSNWMDLKENTYLLKAQGMSHYIAQLNGYSSAYSIYMTILGDIELRGILALQYENLKAIEEQLRLPAQLGMIREEEYLQAQAQTQMALVQLSQVDELVLQEKAAIRELLGLSLTTEIVFEDAAVAVSPVENWSPQSLLTQVHENSPESRQMAAMITSAQYNKWSKAFSFLGGHSLGASRMNGAMGSLEHSGSVNFGFAYFPNLKISNLNIEQLKLRKKELQLEQANLIEVTLGSLMEAQKQYNAAALAHANLVKVYDAEVLRYKLGMTDLLHVLEASNGLTNSVTNKIKAQTALNTLRISLHRIMISEQFAKVEDCEIERRGSGGIKGKLGRVFNPEKYQVTLDEVCGN; this comes from the coding sequence ATGAAAGTATTTGCAGCACTCCTGCTTGCCGTCTTTGTCACGACTTCAACGGCCTTTGCCGCGCCAAAAACGACGCCTCAAAACAGCGCGACAGTAAGAATCAATCCCGACACTCTTCGCCGCATGTTCCTTGACCGCAATGTGGGTATTGCGATTTCCCTGAACAACGTTCATCAGGCCAAAGAGCGCGTGAATGTGGCCCGTGGCAACCTGCTGCCTTCCGTGAATCTGGGTGGCGCTATTTCCAGTGGACCTTCCTTTGCGCTGAACACAGTTTCCTTCCTGTTGCCGTTCCTGATGCCGTCCAACTGGATGGATCTGAAAGAAAACACCTACTTGCTTAAGGCGCAGGGCATGTCCCACTACATCGCCCAGTTGAATGGGTATTCTTCTGCGTACTCCATCTACATGACGATCCTGGGTGATATCGAACTGCGTGGTATCCTGGCCCTGCAATACGAAAATCTGAAAGCGATCGAGGAACAACTGCGCCTGCCTGCTCAGTTGGGCATGATCCGCGAAGAGGAATACCTGCAAGCCCAGGCACAAACACAGATGGCGCTGGTTCAGTTGTCCCAGGTGGACGAATTGGTACTTCAGGAAAAAGCCGCTATTCGTGAATTGCTGGGCCTGTCTTTGACGACCGAAATCGTTTTCGAGGACGCCGCGGTTGCGGTTTCACCGGTTGAAAACTGGTCCCCGCAATCATTGCTGACCCAGGTGCACGAAAACTCCCCGGAAAGCCGTCAGATGGCAGCCATGATCACTTCTGCTCAATACAACAAGTGGAGCAAAGCTTTCAGCTTCCTCGGTGGACATTCCCTGGGCGCCTCCCGCATGAACGGCGCCATGGGAAGCCTTGAACACTCTGGCTCTGTGAATTTTGGCTTTGCATATTTCCCAAATTTGAAAATCAGCAACCTGAATATCGAACAACTGAAACTGCGCAAAAAAGAACTGCAGTTGGAACAGGCGAACCTGATTGAAGTGACTTTGGGTTCCCTGATGGAAGCGCAGAAACAGTACAATGCCGCGGCCTTGGCGCACGCAAATCTGGTGAAAGTCTATGACGCTGAAGTTCTGCGCTATAAACTGGGCATGACAGACTTGCTGCACGTACTGGAGGCTTCTAACGGCCTGACCAATTCCGTGACCAACAAAATCAAAGCCCAGACGGCCCTGAACACTTTGCGTATCAGCCTTCACCGTATCATGATTTCAGAGCAGTTCGCGAAAGTGGAGGACTGTGAAATTGAACGCCGCGGTTCGGGCGGCATCAAAGGCAAATTGGGCCGTGTCTTTAATCCGGAAAAATACCAGGTCACCCTGGACGAAGTCTGCGGCAACTAA
- a CDS encoding VOC family protein, with protein MHICGWFEIPVKDMSRAMKFYEQSFDVSFTLSEMGPVKMAMFPMKEKEPGATGALVQGSDYKPSHDGCLLYFSVNSIEDSLKKIKDKGGKTLTDKKSIGQYGFIATFEDTEGNKVALHAKN; from the coding sequence ATGCATATCTGCGGTTGGTTTGAAATCCCGGTCAAAGACATGAGCCGTGCCATGAAGTTCTATGAGCAGTCTTTCGATGTTTCCTTTACTTTGAGCGAAATGGGCCCCGTCAAAATGGCGATGTTTCCCATGAAGGAAAAAGAGCCGGGTGCCACCGGGGCGCTGGTGCAGGGCTCTGACTACAAGCCGTCGCATGATGGCTGTTTGCTTTACTTCAGTGTGAACAGCATTGAAGACAGTCTTAAAAAGATCAAAGACAAAGGCGGGAAGACGCTGACGGATAAAAAGAGCATTGGCCAGTACGGTTTTATTGCCACTTTCGAGGACACGGAAGGCAATAAAGTGGCTTTGCACGCCAAAAACTAG
- a CDS encoding murein L,D-transpeptidase catalytic domain family protein has translation MSLIDFGKRSTQARFFIINMSTGEVTAIHTAHGKGSDANHDGYADKFSNKSGSNASSLGYYLAAETYTGKHGLSLKLDGLSSTNSNARARAVVIHGASYVKESSVIQGRSWGCPAVANHLRDKVIGMLKGGSLIYAFAK, from the coding sequence ATGTCCCTGATCGATTTCGGCAAACGTTCCACTCAAGCCCGTTTCTTTATTATTAATATGTCCACTGGTGAAGTGACAGCCATCCACACCGCCCACGGTAAGGGCTCTGATGCCAACCATGACGGCTACGCGGACAAGTTCAGCAACAAATCCGGTTCCAACGCGAGTTCTTTGGGCTATTATCTGGCGGCAGAAACTTATACCGGCAAACACGGTTTGTCTTTGAAGCTGGATGGCCTTTCCAGCACGAACTCCAACGCACGCGCCCGCGCCGTGGTGATCCACGGAGCAAGCTATGTGAAGGAATCCAGTGTTATTCAAGGTCGCAGCTGGGGCTGCCCGGCCGTGGCAAATCACCTGCGTGACAAGGTCATCGGCATGCTTAAAGGCGGCAGTTTGATCTACGCCTTCGCCAAGTAA
- a CDS encoding superoxide dismutase family protein produces the protein MFKALSKALVLTLVGASSVYAQQDPIAIIIRNAKGEQVGNATLTDVTNGMRIQMELQNLPPGEKAFHIHEKGLCTAPDFKSAGAHFNPDKKKHGHKSKGGPHAGDFNNIVVKEDGTASVDVVNPMLTVRAGKNSVVSKEGTAIVIHAKADDYKSQPAGEAGDRIACGEIKTPPDTKPVIK, from the coding sequence ATGTTTAAAGCCCTTAGTAAAGCCCTGGTGCTGACCCTCGTGGGAGCAAGTTCGGTCTATGCACAGCAAGACCCTATAGCCATCATCATTCGTAATGCCAAGGGTGAACAGGTCGGGAATGCGACGCTGACTGATGTGACCAACGGGATGCGCATCCAGATGGAACTGCAGAATCTTCCCCCTGGGGAAAAAGCCTTTCATATTCACGAAAAGGGCCTGTGTACCGCTCCAGATTTCAAATCCGCCGGCGCCCACTTTAATCCGGATAAAAAGAAGCACGGCCACAAAAGCAAAGGCGGCCCGCATGCGGGGGACTTCAATAATATTGTCGTGAAAGAAGACGGGACGGCGTCCGTGGATGTTGTCAATCCGATGCTCACCGTCCGGGCGGGAAAAAACTCTGTGGTCTCCAAAGAGGGGACCGCGATCGTGATTCATGCGAAAGCGGATGATTATAAATCCCAGCCCGCAGGCGAAGCCGGAGACCGGATCGCCTGTGGAGAAATTAAAACTCCGCCGGATACAAAACCTGTGATCAAGTAA
- a CDS encoding CAP domain-containing protein: MVRVSFLFLFVLALTACAGGGGGDSAGPGAGGSNEQESNGESSEAECDPMTGMACEVLMAVNHERTSRGLDALVALPACVAEAQAHADDMVARNFFAHDSPTETTTQRFARFGLSGSYWGENIAAGYSTAAQVMAGWMSSAGHRNNILSSNFRTMGVGIAANSQGMLHWVQCFSGKSAL; the protein is encoded by the coding sequence ATGGTTCGTGTCTCATTTTTATTCTTGTTTGTGCTGGCTCTGACCGCCTGTGCGGGTGGTGGTGGCGGGGACAGCGCAGGGCCTGGCGCCGGTGGCAGCAACGAACAAGAGTCCAATGGCGAAAGCAGCGAGGCGGAATGTGATCCCATGACAGGGATGGCCTGCGAAGTCCTTATGGCGGTCAACCACGAGCGCACCAGCCGGGGACTGGACGCTTTGGTGGCCCTGCCAGCCTGTGTGGCCGAGGCTCAGGCCCACGCCGACGATATGGTTGCACGAAACTTTTTTGCCCACGACAGTCCTACGGAAACCACCACACAAAGATTTGCGCGCTTTGGCCTTTCCGGAAGTTACTGGGGTGAAAACATCGCGGCCGGTTATTCCACCGCAGCTCAGGTCATGGCAGGGTGGATGAGTTCCGCCGGTCATCGCAATAACATTCTAAGTTCCAACTTTCGCACCATGGGTGTGGGGATCGCTGCCAACTCACAGGGCATGCTCCACTGGGTTCAGTGTTTTTCTGGTAAGTCCGCGCTTTAA
- a CDS encoding RNA recognition motif domain-containing protein, with protein MGKKIYVGNLSYSLDDQSLADTFAEFGNVESARIVIDRETGRSKGFAFVEMSTDDEAATAIAKLNGVELMGRAMNVSEAKPMAPRENRGGFGGGRGGGGGNRGGGFGGGNRGGRF; from the coding sequence ATGGGTAAAAAAATCTACGTTGGAAATCTTTCTTATTCTTTGGATGATCAGTCTTTGGCTGACACTTTCGCAGAATTCGGAAATGTTGAATCTGCACGCATCGTGATCGATCGTGAAACTGGTCGTTCTAAAGGTTTCGCTTTCGTTGAAATGTCTACTGACGACGAAGCTGCAACTGCAATCGCTAAATTGAACGGCGTTGAGTTGATGGGTCGTGCAATGAACGTATCTGAAGCTAAACCAATGGCTCCTCGTGAGAACCGTGGTGGCTTCGGTGGTGGTCGCGGCGGTGGCGGCGGCAACCGTGGTGGCGGTTTCGGCGGTGGTAACCGCGGTGGTCGTTTCTAA
- a CDS encoding CvfB family protein, which translates to MVQIGQINKLKVVKKMEYGVFLDGGSDGEILLPARYQPENCEVGAELEVFVCFDSEDRLVAMTEMPFAMVGTFGLLKVKSIERVGAFLDWGLPKDLFLPFSEQTRDLKIGQNVLVYLYLDKTDRIASSMRLDRFIDKESGNYEAGQSVDLLIAAKTDLGYKAIINGRHWGMLYANEVFQQLEYGQRLKGFIKQVRDDGKIDLRLNEAGHKATADIGERIMELLKSKGGFLPITDKTDPEAIYDLFGVSKKKYKIALGGLYKKRLITVHDDGIRLVDGR; encoded by the coding sequence ATGGTTCAAATCGGTCAGATCAACAAGCTTAAAGTCGTCAAAAAAATGGAATACGGGGTCTTTCTGGATGGTGGAAGTGACGGGGAAATCCTGTTGCCCGCACGCTATCAGCCCGAGAACTGCGAAGTCGGTGCCGAACTGGAAGTGTTTGTCTGTTTTGACTCGGAAGACCGCCTTGTTGCCATGACAGAAATGCCGTTTGCGATGGTCGGGACTTTCGGTTTGCTGAAAGTGAAATCCATTGAGCGCGTGGGTGCTTTTTTGGACTGGGGATTGCCGAAGGATTTGTTCCTGCCATTCAGTGAACAAACCCGTGATTTGAAAATCGGTCAGAATGTTCTGGTCTATTTGTATCTGGATAAGACGGATCGCATTGCCTCGTCCATGCGTCTGGACCGTTTCATCGACAAAGAATCCGGCAATTACGAAGCCGGGCAAAGCGTGGATCTGTTGATCGCTGCGAAAACTGATCTGGGATACAAAGCCATCATCAATGGCCGTCACTGGGGCATGCTGTATGCGAATGAGGTGTTTCAACAGTTGGAATACGGTCAGCGTCTGAAGGGTTTTATCAAGCAGGTGCGTGATGACGGAAAAATCGATCTGCGTCTGAACGAGGCCGGCCACAAAGCCACCGCCGATATTGGTGAGCGCATCATGGAGCTGTTGAAGTCCAAAGGCGGCTTCCTGCCCATCACCGACAAAACAGATCCTGAGGCGATTTATGATTTGTTCGGAGTCAGCAAAAAGAAGTACAAAATCGCCCTGGGTGGGCTTTACAAAAAACGCCTGATTACGGTCCACGATGACGGCATCCGCCTGGTGGATGGCCGCTAA
- the dbpA gene encoding ATP-dependent RNA helicase DbpA, producing the protein MSQNQFSSLPLSPELLAVVQELGFETLTPIQQESIPLLLAGKDIIGQAKTGSGKTAAFSLPILNKIQIDLPQLQALILCPTRELASQVVTEIRKLGRRLPGLKVLAMTGGQSGREQADALENGVQIVVGTPGRLADFVGRSRIDLSAVKTVVLDEADKMLDMGFADEIKTVMRDLPGSRQTVLFSATFPESIEHLSRKYQRHAQQVIIEDEEQNLIEQLVYDSEDDDKTNVLMRILQQHPSDSTIIFCNTKNAVAEIAERLNDLGAASGCLHGDMEQRERDRVMAMFRNGSHRILVATDVAARGLDIDSLELVINFDLPLSPEIYVHRIGRTGRAGKTGVAVTIAHPKDTLKLAQFEDLTGGKFARPSLGFKNQYGLNKTLKEAPMKTLSISGGRKDKLRPGDILGALTGTAGGLTSADVGKIEIQDKISFVAVSAKVADGAMQKLREGRIKGQKFQIKFVK; encoded by the coding sequence GTGTCGCAAAATCAATTCTCATCACTTCCCCTGTCCCCGGAGCTGCTGGCTGTTGTTCAGGAACTGGGTTTTGAGACACTGACACCGATCCAGCAGGAAAGCATCCCGCTGCTTCTGGCAGGAAAAGACATCATCGGCCAGGCCAAAACCGGCAGCGGAAAAACCGCGGCCTTCTCACTTCCGATCCTGAACAAGATCCAGATCGACCTGCCTCAGTTGCAGGCGCTGATTTTGTGCCCGACCCGCGAGCTGGCAAGTCAGGTGGTCACTGAAATCCGCAAACTGGGCCGTCGTTTACCGGGCCTGAAGGTTCTGGCCATGACCGGGGGCCAATCCGGCCGTGAGCAGGCGGATGCTTTGGAAAACGGCGTGCAGATCGTTGTCGGCACTCCGGGCCGTCTGGCTGACTTTGTCGGTCGCAGCCGCATTGATCTTTCGGCCGTGAAAACCGTTGTGCTGGATGAGGCCGACAAAATGCTCGACATGGGTTTTGCCGATGAAATCAAAACTGTGATGCGCGATCTGCCAGGTTCGCGCCAGACCGTGCTGTTTTCCGCAACCTTCCCTGAATCCATCGAGCATCTTTCACGCAAATACCAGCGTCATGCACAGCAGGTGATCATCGAGGACGAAGAACAAAACCTGATTGAACAGTTGGTTTATGACAGCGAGGACGATGACAAAACCAACGTGCTGATGCGCATTCTGCAGCAGCATCCGTCGGATTCCACCATCATCTTCTGCAACACCAAAAACGCCGTGGCGGAAATCGCCGAGCGCCTGAATGATCTGGGGGCTGCCAGCGGCTGCCTGCACGGAGACATGGAACAGCGTGAACGCGACCGCGTGATGGCGATGTTCCGTAACGGTTCCCACCGTATTCTGGTGGCCACCGACGTAGCCGCACGCGGTTTGGATATCGACAGTCTGGAACTGGTCATCAACTTTGACCTGCCCCTGTCACCGGAAATCTATGTTCACCGCATCGGTCGCACCGGGCGCGCAGGTAAAACCGGCGTGGCGGTCACCATCGCCCACCCCAAAGACACTTTGAAACTGGCGCAGTTTGAAGACCTGACCGGCGGCAAATTCGCACGTCCTTCGTTGGGCTTTAAGAATCAGTACGGCTTGAATAAAACCCTGAAAGAAGCGCCGATGAAGACTCTTTCCATCTCTGGCGGTCGCAAGGACAAGCTGCGTCCCGGGGATATCCTGGGTGCTTTGACCGGGACGGCGGGCGGTTTGACTTCCGCAGATGTCGGCAAGATCGAAATTCAGGACAAGATTTCTTTTGTAGCCGTGTCTGCCAAAGTTGC